GGTGGAACGCGCCGTCGCATGTCGCACACGTCGAGAGGCCATACCCCATTAATTCGTCTTCTCCCTCGGCGCCGACCCAGCGAGCGCTCGCTCCCGTCGCGACGATCAGCGCGCGGGTCAGGAGCGACTCACCGGTCGAGATCGACAGCTCCAGCGGCTGTTCGTCGAGCTCCGCAGACTCGATGCTGCCATGCCGGAACTCGGCGCCGAACTGCTCGGCCTGCTCTTTCCCTCGCTGGATCAGCTCCATCCCACCGACGCCGTCCGGGAACCCGAGATAGTTCTCAACGTCGGTCGTCAGCGTCAACTGCCCGCCCGGCTCGTCACCCTCGAGCACGAGTGGGTCGAGATCGGCCCGAGCCGCGTAAACGGCTGCCGAGAGACCAGCAACGCCCGAACCCGCGATGACGAGATCCTGTATTTCCTCAGTCATTTACTCGGTGTACCTCCCGATCAGGGAGCGCAGTTGCTCTTCACCCTGCACCCCGACGATCTCCTCGACCTGCTCGCCGTCAGCGAACAGAATCAGGGTCGGGACGCCCCGAACGCCGTATGCACCGGCAAGTTGCTGGTTCGCGTCGACATCGACCTTGGCGACAGCAGCATCAGTCTCCGCGGCCAGCGTCTCGACGACCGGTTCGAGCATCTGGCAGGGACCACACCAGTCGGCGTAGAAGTCGGTGAGGACGACATCGTGCTCGGCGACGACCTCATCGAGTTGGGACTGACCATTGATGTGAAGCGGTTCACTCGTGGTAGTGGTGCCAGCGTCGGATGCAGTATCGGTTGCCATCACCAGTACGTTGGCACCGACGGTAATTAAGGATTTTGGACAATACACACAATACTAACCAATATAATTTCACGCAGCTCCGTGAGTGTCTCTGGACTACAGGAATCCCAGCCCACCAACAAAACGGGTGAGACCTGAGACAAAAAGAGGAGAGTTAGCTTTCAGCAGCGGGAGCGGAGGTGTCGGACTGCTCGTACTTGGTTTCGAACTCCTGGATGAGCTGGCCCATCTTCGCGTACCAATCGTTGAGCATCCGCTGCATTTCGTCCACGATCTGCGACGGATCCGTCGGCGAGTAGACGTGGTAGTAGCCGCCCTGCTCGTAGTTGACCTGATCTTTCTCGATGAAGCCCGTCTGGAGCAGCCGCTGGACGGCCCGGTACGCAGTCGACCGTTCACGATCGACAGCCTCGGCGATTTCGTCGACAGTCAACGGCTCTTTGGCGTCGACGAGCGCCCGGAAGCACTCCTTGTCGAGTTCTTTGAGACCGTGGAAGCACTCGAGCAGTCCCTCGCACTCCATGTCCCGACGGAGTTGTTCAGACATCGAATCTGGCATTGTTATCGCGTATCTGTACGTGCTGGGCTGTTAAAAGACTTGTGTGCGGAACCTACAATCTTGTACGAACCCGTGGTCGAAACGGAGGGAGACAAAAATCTCGGCCGGACAAAGACTTGTGTACTATGGCGGAAACAGCGGGAGTGCTTGTCAGTCAACGATAATGGAATCAGTGTCGGCAGAGGTCGTCCGAAGCTCCTGGATGGAGCTGTAAACGACCGCACTACTGACGAGGAGTGCCGCACCGAGGATGATGACCAGTGCGACTGAGTCAAGGAATGGCATCTCGATGACACCGCCGATTTTGCGCACGGCGACGGCAATCGCTCCCAGCAGCAGCATCACGCCGAAGTACACCTTGATTTCATCCTCGTCGACGATACTCGTCGCCGCAGCGCCGACCCGGGCCCCGAGGGCGCTTCCCGCGAGCAGCGGAGCGACGATCGCGAGATCAACCGCACCGTCGAGTGCATAGAGGAAGCTCCCGATTCCGCCGGAGAAGACGATCTCGAACAGATCGGTTCCGACCGCGACGGGGACGGGGACGCCCACGAGGTAGAAGAGGGCAGGCATCCGGATGAAGCCGCCACCCACACCGAGGAAGCCGGACAGCAGTCCGGTGGCGAACGCGACGGCGAGGATCATCCACAGCGAGACCGTCACGCCGCCGCGAAGCGTCATCATCGGCGGAACCTCGTACGACTGGATCTGCTTCGCGATATCAGGGATTTCATCCGGGTCCAACTCACCATCGACATCGGCATCGTGGCTGATGCCGCCGCCATCGTCTGTGAGCGCTTGGCGGGTAACGAACAGGCCGATACCACCGAGCAGGCCAACGTACGCAACGCTGACCACGGTATCAGCCAATCCGAGGTCCTGCAGTAAATGAAGACCCTGCTTCCCGACTTCGATGCCTGCCGTGGTGCCCGCGATCATCAGCACCCCGAGCTTGTAGTCAACTTGCCCGAGATCGCGGTGTTTCAGCGTCGCGATGACCGACGTTCCAAACACGAAGGCGAGCCCGGATGCGACGGCGACGTCGGTCTTGTAACCCATCACGAGCAGCGCTGGCGTGACGAGGAACGACCCGCCCATTCCGAAGAACCCGAACAGGAGGCCGATGAGCAGGCCGAACCCGGTGAACATCACGAGTAGTGATGCAGCGATGCCGAAGATCTCCATCACTGGTCACCTCGAATTGCAGCGATGATCTTCGAACCGACAAGCTTTTCGAGTGCTCCATACCCAATATAGAGCACGACTGCCTCCAGTAGCACGATTCCGATAACGGTCGCTGCTTGTCCCCATCCGCTCAGCGATTCAACACCGGTCATTATACGCCACCCCTTCTTTGACGATTAAACTTGTCTGTTTCATACTTCTCTGCGCAATTCTACGTAGCCGACTAGAGTACAAAATGGTTTTGGGATTATCACACAATACTATATCCGGGTAACCAAGAGGGGAGTTCCGATAACTTAGAGAGAACATATACGCCAAAGCAGCTCTGGAGATCAGCCGGTGCAAGTCGGACTAACACCACGGACAGCGCTCACCTGCCAAGCAAAACCATGTTGTCGGAACACGACTAATACCCGGTATGAAGGGCCTGTGCGCGACCGACCTGTCGGCTGCAAGCGAGGCCGCCATAGAGAACGAAACCTGCCTCGACTGCCTGGGACGTATCGGCGTCGACACGATCCATCTAGTGACAGTCGTCCCGGCGAACGTCCACTCCGGCATGCCCGGGGTGAATTTCGAGGAGCGACGCCAACAGGCGCTCGACCAGTATCGGACGGTAATCGAGTCCGCCGGGTTCGACGTCGAGACCCACGTCGTCCGTGGGACCCCCTATCGACGTATCAACGGTATCGCTGAAACCGTCCACGCGGACCTCGCAGTCGTCGGTTCCCGGGGCCAGAGCCCACTCGAGAATCGTATCATCGGCTCAACCGCCCGCAACCTTGCGCGGACGACTGTCGTTCCGTTACTGGTCAACCGCATCGAGCGGGGGACCGACGACCCCGAGGTTCTCCGAGAACATCTCTTCCAACGGATGCTCTTCGCGACGGACTTCTCCGAACACGCCGACCGGGCGTTCGACGCCTTCTCGTACCTCCGTCACGCGACCGAGGAAGCCACGCTGGTTCACGTGCAGTCGCCGAAAGACGAAGGCGTCGACGCCGATCCCAGCCCAGAAGAACAGCTGACCGAGTACGCGAGTACGCTGGAAAACTGGGACATCGAGACACGAATCGAGGTCCGGTACGGAGATCCTGCCGACGAAATCCTCGCCGTGGAAGCAGAAGTAACGCCGTCGACGATCCTCGTCGGGTCGAAAGGACGAAGCCGTATCCGGCGACTCCTGTTGGGCAGCGTTTCAGAGGAGATCGTCGCACAGGCGACGGGAAACGTTTTCCTCGTTCCGCCGCCCCGGGCAGTCTGAGAAAGACACCACCAGGGCCCCGATATCGCAGAGCGTCGGCAGCTCAAGCGGTTCTCAGATTGCTTGTGAAGCCCACGAGACGGGACCATCACGGATTCTTCAGTCTTCCTGTGACGCCTTTCCCCACTCCAACTCTCGCAGGCGCAGGCGGCTCGTGCGTACCGAATTCGGGATGGGTCTCCTCCATCCAAACGTACACCACTGTACCTGACACGAACATCAGCCCGGCAGTCACGTAGAACGCGGCCGCCGCATTCACGAACTCCATCGAGAGTCCGATCAGGACCGCGCCGACAGCGTACCCGGAGTCCCGCCACATCCGGTAGACGCCCATGCCCGCCGATCGCCACGTCGGGTGGGCCGCATCGCTCGGGACCGTCATCAGGTTCGGGTACAGCAGCGCCATCCCCAGCCCGGAGACGCCGGCTAACACGACCCACGGGAGGTAGCTATCGACGAGCACCATCCCGAGGACGCCCGCGCCCGCGAGGAACATCCCGGCGATCACGGGCGGACGCCGACCGATGCGATCCGCCAGCCCGCCTGTCGCGATCTGGAGGAAGTACATCGCGCTGTGAACACCGACGACGACCCCGACCGCTGCGATGCCCAGCCCCTGGCTCGTGAGGTACAGCGGGACGGCGATCCAGAACAGTGTGTCGACGAAGTTCTCGATGTGGCCGGCCTGTGCGGCGGCGAACAGCGTCCGGTCGCCGTAGGTCGCGCGCTTCAGCACCTCGTCGAACGGCAGGTTCGCATCGTGGTGGTCGTCGTCCCCTTCGGCTTGGGCGTACTGGACGGTCTCCTTGATCAGAAAGATCGAGATGAGGAACGCCAGCACGACGACGATAGCCGGGAAGTAGAACGGTTCTGGCCGCAAGCTCCACTGGCCGGCGATGATACCCGTGATCCAAGCTCCAACGGCGACACCAGTATAGCCGAATGCCTCGTCGATGCCGACCGCGAGCCCGCGCTGGTCAGGGCCCGCGAGGTCGATCTTCGCGTTGATCGCCATGCTCCAGGTCAACGCCTGGTTGATCCCCAGCAGGACGTTTCCGACCGTGATCCAGCCCCAGCTCGGGGCGAAGATCAGGATAATCGGCAGCGGGAGCGCCGTCGCCCACCCGGCGATGAGGACGGGCTTGCGGCCGTACTCCTCGCCCCACTTGCCGGCGTAGAGATTGAGGAACGACTTCACGATGCCGAACGACACGACGAACGAGCCGATCACGAGGAACGACTCGACGCCGAGGACGTCCTCCCCCAGCAGGGGGACGACGGTCCGTTCGGAGCCGATGGTCAGCCCGGTCGCGAAGACGAGCAAGACGTGCAGCGAGAACTGCCCGAGGTGCTCGCGGATCCCCTGTTTGAGTTCAGTTGGCGTAGTCATGGATTACTCGGCCGCACAGTTGTTCGGGCCCAGTTCCAGCTCGGCCAGTTCGTCCTCTGGGACCGACTCCCGGCCGACGTTCGTCCGCTTGACGCGTTCGAAGTTCGGCGGGTGGTCCGGAATGTCCGACGCGAGCTCCTCAACGAACGCCTCCCGGTTGCGGCCGAGGTCATCGTTCCGTTCTCTGACCTCCGCGAGCGTGGCAGCCACCGGCGGTTCAGGCGAGCCCGGATCGTGCGCCGGCAGGATCAGGGCGTCATCAGGGCGGTCCAGCAACCGCTGGAGGCTCTCGTACAGCGTCGCGGCGTTTCCCTCGACGTCGGAGTCCTCAATACCGGCCTCGACACCGAGTTCGACGCGGCCGACGCTATCGTGGAACAGGGTGTCGCCGGTCAGAAGCGCCGCGCCCTCGAGGTCGAAGGAAACGCTTCCTTCGCTGTGGCCGGGCGTGTGGACGACATCGATGTCCAGGCTCCCGACCGTCACAGTCTGTCCATCTCCGACCGGCGTCGCGTCGAGTGCGAGCGCATCCTTCGGGTGGAGATAGTACGGAACGTCGTGGCGGTCAGCTAGGGCTGCCGCGCCTGAGACGTGATCCGCGTGGGCGTGCGTGTCGAAGACAGCAACGAGATCGGCGTGGAACTCCTCGAGGACAGTGTCGTACTCGTCGAGATAGTGTGACGGGTCGAAGACGGCAGCTTCGCCGTCCGAGACGAGGACGTGAGAGAGACAGCCTTTCCCCGGCCGGGCAACTTGCACGAGGGTGTCATCACTGTCTACGGGGACGTTCGCGTGCCGGTGGACGCGGCTCCAGCCGTTCATTCCGTCCGTCAGGGTCACCGCGTCGTATCCCAGTTCCCGGAGGACTTCTGTCGCAGTCTGAGAGACGACGCCTGCCGCACAGACAGTAACGATTTGTTCGTCACTGGGCAGGTCAGAGAGCGGCTCCATGGCTTGTTCCGGGTCGTCAGTCAATTCGTCATAGACATCGACGTGACGGCTTCCCGGGATGTGCCACTCCTCGAAGTCCGCTTGATGGCGAATATCGAGCACAAGTGGCCCGTCATTATCATCCTGCAACTGTTCACCGAGTTCCTCGGGCGATATCTCCTGCATCGGTAGTCCAGGATAGCAGGTATATTCGCATATGGGTACTGCCGGACATGACCGGCACTGCTAATTACACCGAGTTCGAAACTACTCATATGGGACTATACGAGGCGTCAATTCGGGTCAAACACGAATGCCCGTACCGGAAGATATCGGAGCGATACCCGGATCTGACGATCCGCGAGTGGCCGTTGAGCGACTGCCAAGTGCTTGAGATCACGACGGAGACAACGCCGACCGACGAACTACTCAACGAAATCAACG
The DNA window shown above is from Halostella salina and carries:
- the trxA gene encoding thioredoxin → MATDTASDAGTTTTSEPLHINGQSQLDEVVAEHDVVLTDFYADWCGPCQMLEPVVETLAAETDAAVAKVDVDANQQLAGAYGVRGVPTLILFADGEQVEEIVGVQGEEQLRSLIGRYTE
- a CDS encoding DUF7512 family protein, whose translation is MTGVESLSGWGQAATVIGIVLLEAVVLYIGYGALEKLVGSKIIAAIRGDQ
- a CDS encoding MBL fold metallo-hydrolase, coding for MQEISPEELGEQLQDDNDGPLVLDIRHQADFEEWHIPGSRHVDVYDELTDDPEQAMEPLSDLPSDEQIVTVCAAGVVSQTATEVLRELGYDAVTLTDGMNGWSRVHRHANVPVDSDDTLVQVARPGKGCLSHVLVSDGEAAVFDPSHYLDEYDTVLEEFHADLVAVFDTHAHADHVSGAAALADRHDVPYYLHPKDALALDATPVGDGQTVTVGSLDIDVVHTPGHSEGSVSFDLEGAALLTGDTLFHDSVGRVELGVEAGIEDSDVEGNAATLYESLQRLLDRPDDALILPAHDPGSPEPPVAATLAEVRERNDDLGRNREAFVEELASDIPDHPPNFERVKRTNVGRESVPEDELAELELGPNNCAAE
- a CDS encoding universal stress protein, with product MKGLCATDLSAASEAAIENETCLDCLGRIGVDTIHLVTVVPANVHSGMPGVNFEERRQQALDQYRTVIESAGFDVETHVVRGTPYRRINGIAETVHADLAVVGSRGQSPLENRIIGSTARNLARTTVVPLLVNRIERGTDDPEVLREHLFQRMLFATDFSEHADRAFDAFSYLRHATEEATLVHVQSPKDEGVDADPSPEEQLTEYASTLENWDIETRIEVRYGDPADEILAVEAEVTPSTILVGSKGRSRIRRLLLGSVSEEIVAQATGNVFLVPPPRAV
- a CDS encoding helix-turn-helix domain-containing protein, with translation MPDSMSEQLRRDMECEGLLECFHGLKELDKECFRALVDAKEPLTVDEIAEAVDRERSTAYRAVQRLLQTGFIEKDQVNYEQGGYYHVYSPTDPSQIVDEMQRMLNDWYAKMGQLIQEFETKYEQSDTSAPAAES
- a CDS encoding MFS transporter; its protein translation is MTTPTELKQGIREHLGQFSLHVLLVFATGLTIGSERTVVPLLGEDVLGVESFLVIGSFVVSFGIVKSFLNLYAGKWGEEYGRKPVLIAGWATALPLPIILIFAPSWGWITVGNVLLGINQALTWSMAINAKIDLAGPDQRGLAVGIDEAFGYTGVAVGAWITGIIAGQWSLRPEPFYFPAIVVVLAFLISIFLIKETVQYAQAEGDDDHHDANLPFDEVLKRATYGDRTLFAAAQAGHIENFVDTLFWIAVPLYLTSQGLGIAAVGVVVGVHSAMYFLQIATGGLADRIGRRPPVIAGMFLAGAGVLGMVLVDSYLPWVVLAGVSGLGMALLYPNLMTVPSDAAHPTWRSAGMGVYRMWRDSGYAVGAVLIGLSMEFVNAAAAFYVTAGLMFVSGTVVYVWMEETHPEFGTHEPPAPARVGVGKGVTGRLKNP
- a CDS encoding sulfite exporter TauE/SafE family protein encodes the protein MEIFGIAASLLVMFTGFGLLIGLLFGFFGMGGSFLVTPALLVMGYKTDVAVASGLAFVFGTSVIATLKHRDLGQVDYKLGVLMIAGTTAGIEVGKQGLHLLQDLGLADTVVSVAYVGLLGGIGLFVTRQALTDDGGGISHDADVDGELDPDEIPDIAKQIQSYEVPPMMTLRGGVTVSLWMILAVAFATGLLSGFLGVGGGFIRMPALFYLVGVPVPVAVGTDLFEIVFSGGIGSFLYALDGAVDLAIVAPLLAGSALGARVGAAATSIVDEDEIKVYFGVMLLLGAIAVAVRKIGGVIEMPFLDSVALVIILGAALLVSSAVVYSSIQELRTTSADTDSIIVD